The following are encoded together in the Pleurocapsa sp. FMAR1 genome:
- a CDS encoding J domain-containing protein: MSFAINQGLFKLKIIDHHAILGVSIDADSKQIRLKYLKIAQKLHPDKCRLDESKAKLAGQILSKLVNPAYEQLSRKADFAEHQLVLTQVGKRLVENKAKINVKSELAQELLQAGNGAELVYPQLLKKLTADHYQSLEQVTKDIGSISELNLVYLMLKCDRVLGSVPQRQVKQGSDFSAKTKTTPQDKQTIPQSKSTFTQAQDLSPQTTAKTEEPTPESRVDAFVDRAQQYISRGEFDRAVTELRDALRIDPNHGVAHAVMGKTYLHKRQLTMAKVHIDKACKADPHNATVIESKKALDKLGKVASKSKTSQPGSAQKSNDKQGNSGFFSGFFGSKKK; this comes from the coding sequence ACCATGCAATCCTTGGCGTATCCATAGATGCCGATTCCAAACAAATTCGTTTGAAATACCTAAAAATTGCTCAAAAACTTCATCCAGATAAGTGTCGCCTGGATGAATCTAAAGCCAAGCTGGCAGGTCAAATTTTATCTAAGCTAGTTAATCCAGCCTATGAACAACTATCGCGAAAAGCCGATTTTGCCGAACATCAACTAGTATTAACCCAAGTTGGCAAACGCCTAGTAGAGAATAAAGCAAAAATAAACGTAAAAAGCGAACTGGCACAGGAACTATTGCAGGCTGGCAATGGTGCTGAGTTGGTTTATCCCCAGCTATTAAAAAAGCTGACCGCCGATCATTACCAATCTTTAGAACAAGTTACAAAAGATATAGGCAGTATCAGCGAACTAAATTTAGTTTATCTGATGTTAAAATGCGATCGCGTCTTAGGGTCTGTACCTCAAAGACAAGTTAAACAAGGTTCAGATTTTTCGGCTAAGACCAAAACAACACCTCAAGATAAGCAAACCATTCCTCAAAGCAAAAGTACGTTCACTCAAGCACAAGATTTATCTCCTCAGACTACAGCTAAGACAGAAGAGCCTACTCCTGAATCGAGAGTTGATGCTTTTGTCGATCGCGCTCAACAATACATATCAAGAGGAGAATTTGATCGCGCTGTCACAGAGTTGCGAGATGCGCTAAGAATCGATCCTAACCACGGCGTTGCTCACGCCGTCATGGGTAAAACCTATCTGCACAAAAGACAGTTGACTATGGCAAAAGTACATATTGACAAAGCTTGCAAAGCAGATCCGCACAATGCTACCGTCATCGAAAGCAAAAAGGCATTAGATAAACTTGGCAAAGTAGCCAGCAAATCTAAAACTTCTCAACCTGGGTCTGCTCAAAAGTCTAATGATAAGCAAGGTAATAGTGGTTTCTTTAGTGGTTTTTTTGGGTCGAAAAAAAAGTAA